In Papaver somniferum cultivar HN1 chromosome 1, ASM357369v1, whole genome shotgun sequence, a genomic segment contains:
- the LOC113315278 gene encoding putative uncharacterized protein DDB_G0282133: protein MGSSENDIPVPAVPVNEPLFSIRDYVLAARDKNISRNWPFPEKYLQTCMIHGVSKVLPPFDSHKSVKNLLYRKEKKSDIGSVLQKFTGLDRGKEIIEVNCNISTLNTNSNEEMDEQCVTAEASCSKRLNSNGQEENFICVKDVKCDIAPVQNNCAGHDREAEIIGANDNVISTSNSNPTSYIEDNSSGVNMKSDNGCVQKHCVGLNCREEIVEVYGGISATPDSNPKSNEEESCDCVKDGKSDTGAVTCVGLDCKEIIGVNGNVSTSSSNPRSNMENSSCVRDMESDMGSIQKNRVGLDCREDIFEVNGVVSATSNSNLKPNRDENSDCINDGKFNTGALTCAGHGCKEISEANGNVSPSDSKPRSNIEDNSSCVKDMNFDIGSIQKNRVSLDRREDTFEANGVVCATSNSNLKSNRDENADCINDDKSNTGAITCIGNDCKEINEANGNVSTSDSNPRSNEEGNSNGVKDIKREEEIIEVNGNVSTSNSNPRSNEEENSDNGSLQINCVGLNHEEETIEVNSNVNTTSNSNPKFSEEMDEQCLEAVASCSKRLNSKRKKRKRKAKMRLVADVVADAKPYTLEERDKINGSTWAIDQQVIYRRMSSRIKDEDEDEVYGTKETTDINNTPETRSAERLQKIRQHRKHNNTAEDDINVVEKKPAFVAKLKLRKPPSSTVEVNTPIKNDSKSKAVVTRSRVKRSFPSVNGISTIRRLRRRGKS from the exons ATGGGTTCTTCAGAGAATGATATTCCAGTACCAGCAGTCCCAGTTAATGAGCCCCTCTTCTCAATAAG AGATTATGTTCTTGCAGCCCGAGATAAGAATATCTCTCGTAACTGGCCATTTCCTGAGAAATATTTGCAAACTTGTATGATACATGGGGTCTCTAAGGTGCTCCCTCCATTTGACTCTCATAAATCTGTGAAGAACTTACTgtatagaaaagaaaagaagtctGATATTGGTTCGGTACTACAAAAATTTACGGGTCTCGACCGCGGAAAAGAAATTATTGAAGTTAATTGTAATATAAGCACTTTGAATACAAATTCCAACGAAGAAATGGATGAGCAGTGTGTTACAGCCGAGGCATCCTGCTCCAAGAGGTTAAATTCCAATGGACAAGAAGAGAATTTTATTTGTGTCAAGGATGTGAAATGTGATATTGCTCCAGTACAAAATAACTGTGCGGGTCACGACCGCGAAGCAGAAATTATTGGAGCTAATGATAATGTAATAAGCACTTCGAATTCAAATCCAACGTCCTACATAGAAGATAACTCTAGTGGTGTCAATATGAAATCTGATAATGGTTGCGTACAGAAACACTGTGTAGGTCTCAACTGCAGAGAAGAGATAGTTGAAGTTTATGGTGGCATAAGTGCTACGCCTGATTCAAACCCGAAGTCcaatgaagaagaaagttgtgaTTGTGTCAAGGATGGCAAATCTGATACTGGTGCAGTAACCTGTGTAGGTCTAGACTGCAAAGAAATAATTGGAGTTAATGGTAATGTAAGCACTTCAAGTTCAAATCCAAGGTCCAACATGGAGAACTCTAGTTGTGTCAGGGATATGGAATCAGATATGGGTTCAATACAGAAAAACCGTGTAGGTCTCGACTGCAGAGAAGATATTTTTGAAGTTAATGGTGTTGTAAGTGCTACTTCAAATTCAAATCTGAAGCCCAACAGAGACGAAAATTCTGATTGTATCAACGACGGCAAATTCAATACTGGTGCATTAACCTGCGCAGGTCATGGCTGCAAAGAAATAAGTGAAGCTAATGGAAATGTAAGCCCTTCAGATTCAAAACCAAGGTCCAACATAGAAGACAACTCTAGTTGTGTCAAGGATATGAACTTTGATATTGGTTCTATACAGAAAAACCGTGTTAGTCTCGACCGCAGAGAAGATACTTTTGAAGCTAATGGTGTTGTATGTGCTACTTCAAATTCAAATCTGAAGTCCAACAGAGACGAAAACGCTGATTGTATCAATGATGACAAATCTAATACTGGTGCTATAACATGCATAGGTAATGACTGTAAAGAAATAAATGAAGCTAATGGAAATGTAAGCACTTCAGATTCAAATCCAAGGTCCAATGAAGAAGGGAATTCTAATGGTGTCAAGGACATCAAACGCGAAGAAGAAATAATTGAAGTTAATGGTAATGTAAGCACTTCAAATTCAAATCCAAGGTCCAATGAAGAAGAGAACTCTGATAACGGTTCCTTACAAATTAACTGTGTAGGTTTGAACCACGAAGAAGAAACGATCGAAGTTAATAGTAATGTAAACACTACTTCAAATTCAAATCCGAAGTTCAGTGAAGAAATGGATGAGCAGTGTCTTGAAGCAGTGGCTTCCTGCTCCAAGAGGTTGAATTCCAAACGGAAGAAACGGAAGAGGAAAGCTAAAATGCGGTTGGTGGCTGATGTTGTTGCAGATGCAAAGCCTTACACTTTGGAGGAACGAGACAAGATTAATGGGTCGACTTGGGCCATTGATCAACAAGTAATTTATCGGCGTATGTCAAGTAGAATaaaagatgaggatgaagatgaagtttATGGAACCAAGGAAACTACTGATATAAATAATACACCAGAAACAAGGTCAGCTGAGAGGCTTCAGAAGATAAGGCAGCACAGAAAGCATAACAATACTGCTGAGGATGACATCAATGTTGTTGAGAAAAAGCCTGCATTTGTGGCGAAGCTTAAACTTCGTAAACCCCCATCATCAACTGTAGAAGTGAATACTCCTATAAAAAATGACAGCAAG AGCAAAGCAGTAGTGACAAGGTCTCGGGTAAAGCGTAGTTTTCCCAGTGTAAACGGAATATCAACCATCAGGCGACTAAGGAGGAGAGGAAAATCTTGA
- the LOC113336393 gene encoding serine/threonine-protein kinase PBS1-like, translated as MANEMSGLSRFLRFGGSSSTSSSDAEGLAVFKFQELAASTRNFAPESLLGEGGYVRTYRGCLKSTGQVVAIRQVSETSISSIYRYNDQTMLSTIRIRSLLHHPNVAEMIGYSINDKNQIFFVYDFMPLGSLKDHLHGKKLLDWNTRMKIAAGAAKGLKCLHDKSDPPVIHGNIKPSNILLCEGYHPKLSDFLVFEERIPETDESSHQRCFGRHCYRHAPEFYMDFKLTQQSDIYSFGFVLLELISGRLEEITPTLLEWEKRKLVGGNEFTAVADPLLSRARFIPSFFSCS; from the exons ATGGCAAACGAAATGTCAGG ATTATCTCGATTTTTAAGATTTGGTGGAAGCTCCAGTACCAGCAGTAGTGATGCTGAAGGTCTTGCCGTCTTTAAGTTTCAAGAACTTGCAGCTTCCACAAGGAATTTTGCACCAGAATCCCTTTTGGGCGAAGGAGGATACGTGCGCACATACAGAGGTTGCTTAAAGAGCACTGGACAG GTAGTTGCAATTAGACAAGTTAGTGAGACAAGCATAAGTAGCATCTACAGATACAATGACCAGACAATGCTTTCGACAATTCGTATACGCAGCCTCTTGCACCATCCTAACGTAGCCGAAATGATTGGTTACAGCATTAATGACAAAAACCAGATATTTTTTGTTTATGACTTCATGCCGTTGGGATCCTTGAAGGATCATTTGCATGGTAAGAAGCTTCTGGACTGGAATACGAGGATGAAAATTGCAGCTGGTGCAGCAAAAGGGCTTAAATGCTTGCATGATAAATCAGATCCTCCTGTAATCCATGGAAATATTAAACCTTCCAACATTCTCTTATGCGAAGGATATCACCCCAAGCTGTCGGACTTCCTCGTTTTTGAAGAGCGGATTCCAGAAACTGACGAGTCTAGCCATCAAAGGTGTTTCGGCCGTCATTGTTATCGCCATGCACCTGAATTCTATATGGATTTTAAACTCACTCAACAATCTGACATCTACAGTTTTGGATTTGTCTTGCTTGAACTGATTTCAGGGCGCCTGGAAGAGATTACGCCAACTCTCCTTGAATGG GAAAAACGTAAATTAGTGGGCGGCAACGAATTCACAGCGGTGGCTGATCCACTATTATCCAGAGCAAGGTTTATACCAAGCTTTTTTTCTTGCAGCTGA
- the LOC113336409 gene encoding uncharacterized protein LOC113336409 isoform X2 produces the protein MSTPESCSESGEEADYENSYDCNTDSDSECLALIEKFDFLFGDNCFVKIEDSEGQPAVDDNVKSQAASSSATSLADSHTSETQDVANKNIDDEATCRKKLDPYGEIWKKRALYLIMDVRGGKIDNIAARYLARLTPCLFTPDSSESSGSESSGSE, from the exons ATGAG CACCCCAGAGAGTTGCTCTGAATCTGGTGAAGAAGCTGACTATGAGAATTCGTATGATTGTAACACAGATTCTGATTCTGAATGTCTCGCTCTGATTGaaaaatttgatttcctttttggTGATAAT TGTTTCGTGAAGATAGAAGACAGTGAAGGTCAACCCGCCGTTGACGATAATGTGAAGAGCCAAGCTGCATCTTCTTCTGCAACCAGCCTAGCAGATTCCCATACATCGGAGACTCAAGATGTGGCTAACAAGAACATCGATGATGAGGCAACATGTCGAAAGAAACTTGATCCTTATGGTGAGATTTGGAAGAAACGGGCTCTATACTTGATTATGGATGTTCGAG GTGGAAAAATAGACAATATTGCTGCAAGATATCTTGCTagacttacaccatgtttgtttactcctgactcatctgagtcgtctggatctgaatcatctggatctgagtga
- the LOC113336409 gene encoding uncharacterized protein LOC113336409 isoform X1 produces the protein MSTPESCSESGEEADYENSYDCNTDSDSECLALIEKFDFLFGDNCFVKIEDSEGQPAVDDNVKSQAASSSATSLADSHTSETQDVANKNIDDEATCRKKLDPYGEIWKKRALYLIMDVRGNVGNYNKARAFFFLLMWLVTMGMPKTLGLEFSSVTDKVSLLLLVPIMKPIMRRGFHHSFKNYGQ, from the exons ATGAG CACCCCAGAGAGTTGCTCTGAATCTGGTGAAGAAGCTGACTATGAGAATTCGTATGATTGTAACACAGATTCTGATTCTGAATGTCTCGCTCTGATTGaaaaatttgatttcctttttggTGATAAT TGTTTCGTGAAGATAGAAGACAGTGAAGGTCAACCCGCCGTTGACGATAATGTGAAGAGCCAAGCTGCATCTTCTTCTGCAACCAGCCTAGCAGATTCCCATACATCGGAGACTCAAGATGTGGCTAACAAGAACATCGATGATGAGGCAACATGTCGAAAGAAACTTGATCCTTATGGTGAGATTTGGAAGAAACGGGCTCTATACTTGATTATGGATGTTCGAGGTAATGTAGGAAATTATAATAAGGCAagagcatttttttttttattaatgtgGCTGGTTACTATGGGAATGCCAAAGACTCTGGGATTGGAGTTCTCATCCGTAACAGACAAGGTATCCCTATTGCTGCTTGTTCCTATTATGAAGCCAATAATGAGGAGAGGGTTTCACCATTCTTTCAAGAACTACGGGCAGTAA
- the LOC113315286 gene encoding fanconi-associated nuclease 1 homolog — protein sequence MLTGREGLVRLIGKRRKILPDRQSFLLTPPESCKDEIRDGLSSSSSTNGVEICESSKKMDVVEIGRSVSSYVTCPVCGASVQGSDQQLNSHLDVCLMGGGTKRKLKQPTLFQFSFKSSVTKPKDQLDESNDNLRINNGISPKDEKVEGNAMTKLPVIEDNDDVLCVLPLNSFPKLETREEVKVENLSGEDENPSGDDIIGERDVDVTLSLPIVVAKHEVDGSTDDTSVAIFQTFIVGRKFGEEVDLKMGDTVCFVRDQYNVKDPNAIKVICTDSGCEKVLGYIPRELARYLSPLIEKDCLMFEVSISALPKRPLDVVPIQVVCQRMTGADVVESNDHGTSDSVWEDILHVVDCAKNFIPGKRKYQQNFLLLIQEVMRSHQHLFIDEEKLYLESFKSLSDDSQNLFVRLFTRKGPWFRMSNISYQEVTDSQQAVEGLCARGYMCSLESMKEPNGSDIKEVLDVLAVSELRDICSLSHPKKGIYSSRKQELISLLSASYDDGKCPSLPIMVLDRTGNCIRVSSTAESLLWRVQRLFFLNGEQDLNAFLMVDLGLVKYPAYTCIVHNQIFPSRADLLAYEEALEVAQIMDESLEVDDHVKVKSCIELSDARISSSREAPQSSTPPTMTFHSSFSDSYIYSKVVTLGISYLERERRYEDAIRLLKGLLDRIACGGRRGYWTLRLSVDLEHLGRLNESLSVAEEGLLDPWVRAGSKMALQRRILRLGKPPRRWKTPSFSDSIKRTIKEVQVLGRPLNCDLGMKNRFYGEDGEQCGVEELALQYYANEGGGWHGVHTESGIWMTIFGLIMWDIIFADIPDVFHTRFQTSPLDFDTDNFYIARESLIESHLQNIYEGMAEEILITSWESHIGTACRGVNWDRHSLSDLRAAVTCVGGPSLASLCRLLAQDYRSWSSGMPDLFLWRFSGDYKGEAKLVEVKGPRDRLSEQQRAWLLLLMDCGFSAEVCKVSPSAKSV from the exons ATGCTTACTGGGAGAGAAGGTCTAGTACGACTGATCGGAAAACGCCGCAAAATCCTCCCAGATCGTCAATCATTTCTTCTTACACCTCCCGAG AGTTGTAAAGATGAAATTAGAGATGGATTATCATCATCGTCGTCAACGAATGGAGTGGAGATTTGTGAATCCAGTAAGAAAATGGATGTTGTTGAGATTGGGAGATCAGTTTCTTCTTATGTTACTTGTCCTGTTTGTGGAGCTTCCGTTCAAGGATCGGATCAACAATTGAATTCTCATCTAG ATGTTTGTTTAATGGGAGGAGGAACTAAACGGAAGTTGAAACAACCTACTCTTTTCCAGTTTAGTTTTAAAAGCTCAGTAACAAAACCGAAAGATCAGTTGGATGAATCGAATGATAACTTAAGGATAAATAATGGTATATCACCAAAGGATGAGAAAGTTGAGGGAAATGCAATGACAAAATTGCCTGTAATTGAAGATAATGATGATGTTCTATGTGTGTTGCCATTGAATTCATTTCCTAAGTTAGAAACTCGTGAAGAGGTTAAGGTAGAAAACTTGTCTGGTGAGGATGAGAATCCATCAGGTGATGACATTATCGGGGAGAGAGACGTGGATGTGACTCTGTCTCTTCCCATTGTTGTGGCTAAGCATGAAGTAGATGGATCTACTGATGATACTTCAGTGGCAATATTCCAAACTTTCATTGTTGGTCGTAAATTTGGTGAGGAAGTTGATTTAAAGATGGGGGATACTGTCTGTTTTGTAAGAGACCAATATAATGTTAAGGATCCCAATGCAATAAAG GTGATATGTACAGATTCTGGATGTGAAAAAGTGCTGGGTTACATTCCCCGGGAGTTGGCTAGGTATCTCTCTCCTCTAATTGAGAAAGACTGCTTGATGTTTGAG GTTAGCATATCAGCTCTTCCAAAACGTCCTCTTGATGTTGTTCCAATTCAGGTTGTATGTCAAAGAATGACTGGAGCTGATGTAGTGGAATCCAACGATCATGGAACTTCTGACTCTGTCTGGGAAGACATTCTTCATGTGGTTGATTGTGCTAAAAACTTCATCCCTGGCAAGAGAAAGTACCAGCagaattttcttcttttgattcaagAAGTTATGAGGAGTCATCAGCACCTTTTTATAGATGAAGAAAAACTTTACCTAG AATCATTTAAATCACTCTCAGACGATAGTCAGAATCTCTTTGTTCGACTTTTTACTCGAAAAG GGCCTTGGTTTCGAATGTCCAATATTTCCTACCAAGAAGTAACGGACTCTCAACAGGCTGTTGAGGGACTCTGTG CAAGGGGTTATATGTGTTCGTTAGAGTCCATGAAGGAACCAAATGGGTCCGATATAAAGGAGGTTCTAGACGTGCTTGCTGTTTCTGAGCTACGAGACATTTGTAGTTTGTCACACCCCAAG AAAGGCATTTATTCTAGCAGAAAGCAGGAATTGATTTCATTGCTGTCCGCTTCATATGATGATGGTAAATG CCCGTCTCTTCCAATCATGGTATTAGATCGAACAGGAAATTGTATTCGTGTTTCTTCGACTGCTGAGTCCCTTCTCTGGCGGGTTCag AGGCTTTTCTTCCTTAATGGGGAGCAGGATCTAAATGCTTTTTTAATGGTTGACTTGGGACTAGTCAAGTATCCAGCTTATACCTGCATAGTTCACAATCAAATTTTCCCAAGTCGAGCTGACTTGCTGGCGTATGAAGAG GCCCTTGAAGTGGCACAAATAATGGATGAATCACTTGAAGTGGACGACCATGTCAAAGTGAAAAGCTGCATAGAGTTATCTGATGCTCGCATATCCAGTTCTAGAGAGGCTCCTCAGTCTTCTACCCCACCTACAATGACTTTTCATTCATCTTTCTCAGATTCATATATTTACTCAAAGGTGGTCACATTAGGCATTTCCTATCTTGAGCGTGAGCGCAG GTATGAAGATGCAATAAGGTTACTGAAGGGGCTATTAGACAGAATCGCATGTGGTGGCAGAAGAGGGTATTGGACACTGAGGCTATCAGTTGATTTGGAACACCTGGGTCGTCTAAATGAGAGCCTCTCAGTTGCTGAAGAAGGATTACTGGATCCATGGGTTCGTGCCGGTTCAAAGATGGCGTTACAAAGGCGAATATTGCGCTTAGGAAAACCACCAAGACGCTGGAAAACCCCTAGTTTTTCTGATTCTATCAAGAGGACAATCAAGGAG GTACAAGTTCTGGGGAGACCTTTGAACTGTGATCTAGGGATGAAGAATAGGTTTTATGGTGAAGATGGAGAGCAGTGTGGCGTCGAAGAGCTTGCTCTGCAATATTATGCCAATGAAGGAGGTGGTTGGCATGGTGTACATACTGAGAGTGGCATTTGGATGACAATATTTGGGCTTATCATGTGGGATATCATCTTTGCAGATATACCAGATGTTTTCCACACCCGATTTCAG ACATCTCCGCTGGACTTTGATACAGATAACTTTTATATAGCACGAGAAAGTCTCATAGAATCTCATCTGCAAAACATTTATGAAGGCATGGCTGAAGAGATCCTCATTACCTCATGGGAATCACATATTGGAACAGCTTGTCGAGGTGTTAACTGGGACAGACATTCTTTATCCGACCTACGAGCTGCTGTTACATGTGTTGGCGGGCCTTCTCTAGCTTCACTATGTCGGCTCCTAGCACAAGATTACAGGAGCTGGTCAAGTGGAATGCCAGATTTATTCCTTTGGCGCTTCTCTGGAGATTACAAGGGTGAGGCCAAACTTGTTGAAGTGAAAGGCCCGCGCGATCGACTTTCTGAACAACAGAGGGCTTGGTTGCTTCTTCTTATGGACTGTGGCTTCAGTGCTGAGGTGTGCAAAGTGAGCCCGTCGGCCAAATCTGTGTAA
- the LOC113359787 gene encoding uncharacterized protein LOC113359787 — protein MALYLDHMRELENEFDQFSIGQRPRLENRHADALAYLSSTVETDTTRFVVVDFQELHSIFDIHFVPALEHASGGERETISAQGDTENVDSNMDVDRPVIDDSSSPAENTSDWRQPYVRYLTTSELSEDEHFAKKVKKNAWRYSMIEGQLYRKPVALEPFLRCISAEEGKQILAEAHEGICGNHSGGRSLTHMILAQGYFFPYMQKDAKEYAQKCVPCQEHASVPKRPANELHPVFSPWPFSMWGLDIIGPLPKAPGGVEFVLAVTDYFTKWVEAVALVPVTRHDVKRAMGRWKQPIALLWTISRKVWKRRREIGQNKSLESYGPIEQPQTGFSQFTLAYGTEEVIPTEVHLKTTKTRAIKSGKNDSILALDKELLEEKRETALQQLVRYQQAIKLSYDRKVRERSFKPGEYVLKKTRAATMEPNCGKLGANWSIHSGQANISWILLLEEPRWYSRFKTVESMELFPLEEVLSLGKFA, from the exons ATGGCCCTATATTTGGATCATATGAGAGAGCTGGAAAATGAATTCGACCAGTTCTCTATTGGGCAGCGACCACGGCTGGaaaacagacacgcagatgcttTAGCATATCTTTCTTCCACAGTCGAAACTGATACCACCCGCTTCGTTGTAGTGGATTTCCAAGAGTTACATAGCATCTTCGACATCCACTTTGTTCCGGCTCTCGAACACGCTAGTGGGGGCGAGAGGGAAACTATATCAGCACAGGGAGATACCGAGAACGTTGACAGCAATATGGATGTTGACCGTCCAGTGATAGATGATTCAAGCAGTCCTGCTGAAAATACTTCGGACTGGCGTCAACCTTATGTTCGGTATTTGACAACCAGTGAACTCTCAGAAGATGAGCATTTCGCTAAAAAAGTGAAGAAGAATGCTTGGAGATATTCAATGATCGAGGGACAGTTGTACCGCAAACCTGTAGCTTTGGAGCCATTTTTACGGTGCATATCAGCAGAAGAAGGGAAACAGATATTAGCGGAGGctcatgaaggaatatgtggcaaCCATTCTGGAGGGCGCAGTCTTACGCACATGATACTTGCCCAGGGATACTTCTTTCCATACATGCAGAAAGATGCTAAAGAATACGCACAGAAATGCGTGCCATGCCAAGAGCACGCTTCAGTTCCCAAAAGGCCCGCCAACGAATTGCATCCAGTTTTTAGTCCCTGGCCATTCTCTATGTGGGGACTAGACATCATCGGACCACTTCCCAAAGCTCCTGGAGGCGTTGAATTCGTACTAGCCGTtactgattatttcaccaaatgggtcgaagcagtGGCACTGGTACCCGTTACCAGACatgatgtgaaaag AGCAATGGGCAGGTGGAAGCAACCAATCGCGTTATTATggacaatctcaagaaaagtCTGGAAAAGGCGAAGGGAAATTGGACAGAATAAATCCCTGGAGTCTTATGGTCCTATTGAACAACCCCAAACTGGATTTTCACAATTTACACTGGCTTATGGGACAGAGGAAGTCATACCCACCGAGGTACATCTCAAGACTACCAAAACTCGTGCTATCAAATCTGGGAAAAACGACAGCATACTGGCTTTGGATAAAGAGTtgctagaagaaaaaagagaaacagCCTTACAGCAGTTGGTCCGATACCAACAGGCAATCAAGCTGAGCTATGATCGTAAAGTCAGAGAGCGATCATTCAAACCAGGGGAATATGTCTTGAAGAAAACCCGAGCAGCCACAATGGAACCAAACTGTGGGAAGCTCGGAGCAAACTGGTCCATACATAGTGGACAGGCCAACATCTCGTGGATCCTACTACTTGAGGAACCTCGATGGTACTCAAGATTCAAAACCGTGGAATCCATGGAATTATTTCcacttgaagaagttttatcattagGTAAATTCGCATAG